From Pagrus major chromosome 18, Pma_NU_1.0, a single genomic window includes:
- the LOC141013408 gene encoding ubiquitin-conjugating enzyme E2 2-like isoform X1 — translation MALKRISKELTDLSRDPPAQCSAGPVGEDMFHWQATIMGPPDSPYQGGVFFLTIHFPTDYPFKPPKVAFTTRIYHPNINSNGSICLDILRSQWSPALTISKVLLSICSLLCDPNPDDPLVPEIARIYKTDPVRYNRLAREWTEKYAML, via the exons ATGGCTTTAAAACGAATTTCCAAG gaGCTAACTGATCTGTCCAGAGATCCTCCGGCTCAGTGCTCTGCTGGACCCGTGGGAGAAGACA TGTTTCATTGGCAAGCTACTATTATGGGGCCT CCTGACAGTCCCTATCAGGGCggtgtgtttttcctcactaTTCATTTCCCCACAGATTATCCCTTCAAACCACCCAAG GTCGCCTTCACAACAAGAATTTATCACCCAAATATTAACAGTAACGGCAGCATCTGCTTGGATATATTGAGATCACAGTGGTCTCCAGCATTAACTATCTCTAAAG TCCTTTTGTCCATTTGTTCTCTGTTATGTGACCCGAATCCTGACGACCCGTTAGTGCCAGAGATCGCCCGCATCTACAAAACAGACCCTGTTAG GTATAACAGACTAGCCAGGGAGTGGACAGAGAAGTATGCCATGCTGTGA
- the LOC141013408 gene encoding ubiquitin-conjugating enzyme E2 2-like isoform X2: MALKRISKELTDLSRDPPAQCSAGPVGEDMFHWQATIMGPPDSPYQGGVFFLTIHFPTDYPFKPPKVAFTTRIYHPNINSNGSICLDILRSQWSPALTISKVLLSICSLLCDPNPDDPLVPEIARIYKTDPVRYNKTAQDWTQKYAM; this comes from the exons ATGGCTTTAAAACGAATTTCCAAG gaGCTAACTGATCTGTCCAGAGATCCTCCGGCTCAGTGCTCTGCTGGACCCGTGGGAGAAGACA TGTTTCATTGGCAAGCTACTATTATGGGGCCT CCTGACAGTCCCTATCAGGGCggtgtgtttttcctcactaTTCATTTCCCCACAGATTATCCCTTCAAACCACCCAAG GTCGCCTTCACAACAAGAATTTATCACCCAAATATTAACAGTAACGGCAGCATCTGCTTGGATATATTGAGATCACAGTGGTCTCCAGCATTAACTATCTCTAAAG TCCTTTTGTCCATTTGTTCTCTGTTATGTGACCCGAATCCTGACGACCCGTTAGTGCCAGAGATCGCCCGCATCTACAAAACAGACCCTGTTAG gtaCAACAAGACAGCTCAGGACTGGACTCAGAAATACGCCATGTGA